A section of the Aphelocoma coerulescens isolate FSJ_1873_10779 unplaced genomic scaffold, UR_Acoe_1.0 HiC_scaffold_60, whole genome shotgun sequence genome encodes:
- the LOC138102084 gene encoding serine/threonine-protein kinase pim-1-like gives MPGRAMRPARPRPRAGLRPPRPRASRRGLASARLLPYWRWRRWAGISACLLGSTVSLWLRLARPRPRPRPRPRPLPGPAEETDGAAAPAASAASSPVRALPLGSAAPAPEPPVSPSKEATSGDTRPGAVEERPAAVSGPGPSADSRVSPAGNALQGLRERYLEGSLLGRGGFGSVFAATRLSDGAPVAIKWVPRTRIRHWGELPNGTSAPLEVVLLDKVSTGFPGVVQLLEWLELPSNVVLVMERPEQSQDLLHFIRARGFLSEEVARELFRQVLEAVRHCTSCGVLHRDLKPENILVDLATGQAKLIDFGCGTYLQDTAYTSFAGTPAYSPPEWTHFGWYYGEAATVWSLGIVLHQMVCGRHPFPKGRNISWGQLSLPERLSQDCKELIRWCLSLHSLDRPSLEDLSCDPWLQDIHHP, from the exons atgccaggccgggccatgcgcccggcccgcccccggccccgggcggggctgcgccctccccgcccccgggcgtcccgccgcggtctcgcctccgcccggctcttgCCCTACTGGCGGTGGCGccgctgggcgggcatcagtgcctgcctcTTGGGCAGCACTGTTAGcctctggctccggctggcccggccccggccccggccccggccccggccccggcccctcccgggaCCCGCCGAGGAGACagacggcgcggccgctcccgccgcgtccGCGGCGTCTTCCCCGGTCCGAGCTCTTCCGCTCGGCagcgcggcccccgcccccgagccgccggtgtccCCTTCGAAAGAGGCAACATCTGGGGatacccggcccggggcggttgaggagCGCCCGGCGGCCGTttctggccccgggccgagcgctgacagcCGCGTCTCGCCGGCAGGGAATGCGCTGCAGGGCCTGAGGGAGCGCTACCTGgagggttcgctgctggggcgcggcggcttcggcagcgtcttcgcggccacgcggctctcggacggcgccccg gtggccatcaaatggGTGCCACGGACCCGCATCcgtcattggggcgagctg cccaacGGCACCAGCGCACCACTCGaggtcgtgctgctggacaaggtgtccaccGGCTTCCCTGGTGTGGTGCAGCTCCTCGAGTGGCTCGAGCTCCCCAGCAACGtggtgctggtgatggagcGGCCGGAGCAGTCTCAGGACCTGCTCCATTTCATTCGAGCGCGGGGCTTCCTGTCCGAGGAGGTGGCACGGGAGCTGTTCCGCCAggtcctggaggccgtgcggcactgcaccagctgcggggtccttcaCAGGGACCTGAAaccagagaacatcctggttgacctggccacGGGCCAGGCCAAATTGATTGACTTTGGCtgcggcacctacctgcaagacacagcctacaccagctttgcag GAACACCAGcgtacagccccccggaatggacccattttggctggtactacggcgaggcagctaccgtctggtccctgggcatcgtgctgcaccagatggtctgcgggcgGCACCCGTTCCCGAAGGGCCGGAACATCAGCTGGGGCCAGCTGTCGCTCCCAGAACGGCTCTCTCAAG ACTGCAAGGAACTGATCAGATGGTGTCTGTCCCTGCACTCCTTGGacaggccctcattagaagacctgtcgtGTGATCCTTGGCTGCAGGATATTCATCATCCAtag
- the LOC138101980 gene encoding olfactory receptor 14J1-like yields the protein LHYGTLLGSRACAHMAAAAWASAFLTALLHTANTFSLPLCQGSALGQFLGEIPQFLKLSCSHCHLRELGLVVFSICLTFGSFVFLLFSYVQIFRAVLRIPSEQGWHKTFCTCLPHLAMVSLFLSTGFVACLKPPSRSSPSVDLALPVLYSVLPPALKSLIYSLRNQELKDALRKMMTGCFPEAKTCLFSAP from the coding sequence ctgcactacgggaccctcctgggcagcagagcttgtgctcacatggcagcagctgcctgggccagtgcctttctcactgctctgctgcacacggccaatacattttccctgcccctgtgccagggcagtgccctgggccagttcttgGGTGAAATCCCACAgttcctcaagctctcctgctcacactgccacCTCAGGGAACTCGGGCttgttgtgttttccatctgtttaacttttggttcatttgtgttccttcttttctcctatgtgcagatcttcagggctgtgctgaggatcccctctgagcagggatggcacaAAACCTTttgcacgtgcctccctcacctggccatggtctccctgttcctcagcactggctttgttgcctgcttgaagcccccctccagGTCCTCCCCATCCGtggacctggcactgccagttctgtactcggtgctgcctccagccctgaagtccctcatctacagcctgaggaaccaggagctcaaggatgccctgaggaaaatgatgactggATGCTTTCCAGAAGCAAAAACCTGCCTGTTTTCAGCTCCATAG